A window of the Planococcus citri chromosome 4, ihPlaCitr1.1, whole genome shotgun sequence genome harbors these coding sequences:
- the LOC135844083 gene encoding uncharacterized protein LOC135844083, with amino-acid sequence MIWFHNACVWVAIVLISIAITVVHSDPLPAAKSKVVSETSKSNTRHDHSADDCQYTKGPWSTCNQQTYTKNRTLTLKAGQNEAKCQKTKTIEKKCKKGCRYEKGTWSKCNADNQMVRTDVLRNPNESDQSCEKTRVTRKSCKNKNDRQTKGQKRKHKQQDTSTVKNKSKQD; translated from the exons ATGATATGGTTTCACAATGCGTGTGTTTGGGTGGCGATTGTGCTGATTTCAATTGCTATTACGGTCGTTCACAGCGATCCGCTACCAGCAGCCAAATCTAAAGTCGTCTCCGAAACATCTAAATCCAATACTAGACACGATCATTCCGCAGATG ATTGCCAATACACGAAAGGACCGTGGTCGACGTGCAACCAGCAAACTTACACAAAAAATCGTACGTTGACTTTGAAAGCCGGCCAAAATGAAGCTAAATGccaaaaaaccaaaacgattgaaaaaaaatgcaagaaag GTTGCCGATACGAGAAAGGAACTTGGAGTAAATGTAACGCCGACAACCAAATGGTTCGCACGGACGTGCTTAGAAATCCTAACGAGAGTGACCAGTCTTGCGAGAAAACCAGAGTGACTAGGAAAAGctgcaaaaacaaaaacgacCGTCAGACCAAAG GAcagaaaagaaaacacaaacaacAAGATACATCGACGGTGAAAAACAAGAGTAAACAAGATTAG